Part of the Lichenicola cladoniae genome is shown below.
ATAGACCGACCAGGCTCGGGACGCCGGTAGGTGTATCGCCGGATCGGGATCCACCAGGCGGCTCAGATACGCTGTCAGCAGGTCGCCGCGCTCAGCCTCCGGGACATGCTGCGCGAAGATGGCGTGCGCGTCCGGGAACACCGAGCGCAGGCCATACAGGAACCAGTCCATTTCCGGCGGCCGGCCGAGAAAGATGCCGCGCAGCACCAGGGCGACCACCCGCTCCGGGTATGCCTGGGCATAGGACAAGGCCAGCGTGGACCCCCAGGACCCGCCGAACAGCACCCAGCTCTCGATCCCCAAATGCCTGCGCAGCGTCTCGATGTCGTTCACCAGCGCGTCGGTGTCGTTGGCTCGCAGCGACCCCTGCGGACGCGACCGGCCAGCGCCGCGCTGATCGAAAATCACCGCGCGCCATACGTGCGGATCGAAGAAGCGGCGATGCACGATACCCGCCCCTGCCCCCGGACCGCCATGCAGGAACAGCACCGGGCGCCCATCGGCGCGACCGACCTGCTCCCAGTACATGACATGCGGCATTTCGCCGTTGGTTGTCCGCCCGTCGATCACGGGTTCCAGCGGCAGGAAGCCGGCGGCGAACGGCTCGATTTCTGGGAACAGGTCGCCACGTGACATGGGCGGACTATACGCGAGGCCTTGCCGACAGCTAGAAGCCGGAGATCATGAAAGCCCAAGCGGATGCCGGATTGCCCCCGGTCGCGGTCACGTTGCAGCCAGCGGACTCCACCCTCTCGCCTTGGGCCAGGCTTTTCCTGGCGTGCGGCGCGCTGCTCGGTTTCGCGACCGTGGCAATGGGCGCGCTTGCGGCGCACCTGCCGGACCGGTCGCTGGCTCCGGGCGGGCGCGAACTGTTGCGCAGCGCGGTGCAGATGCAGGGCTGGCACACGGTCGCCCTGCTCGTCGCCGGAATACTGGCCGACCGCCGCCCAGGCCTGCCGGTCCGGCTTGCGGGTGTCGCATTCCTGCTGGGGATCACCTGTTTCTGCGCCGGGCTGTATGCGCTCGGCTTCGCCGGCGATAGCGTCTGGGCGCGGACGCTTGGGCATCTGGCACCGTTCGGCGGCAGCGTGCTGATGCTGGGCTGGCTCCTGCTGGCCCTCGCGTGCCTGCGCCGATGAACGAGTCGTCTAACACCAGCCCGTCCGAAATCGTGGTGCCGAGCGTGATCGGCGCCGCCTATCTGGCTTCGGAAGGCAATGAGGCGGTGCTGGCCGAGGAGATGTCGCGCCACGGCCTGACCATCTCGGCCTGGCATGGCAGGCTGGCACTCTCGCCCGAACCACCGGCACCGGTGCTGTGGTCGCTCGACACCTGGACCGCGCCCGAGCTGGTCGCTTGCGCCTCGATAGGCGACGCGGCGAAGGCACTGCGCGACCGACAGCGCAACTGGAGCCACCTGCCCCTGCTGCACCATCGTCGCTCGGCCTTGATCGTGGACCGGCTGCCGAGCGTGAAGTCGGCACCGCTGGTGTTTCCGGCCGCCGCGCCGACCGCCCCGCTCGGAGCCTGGACGCTGCTGGAACCGGGTCTGCTGCTGCTCAGCACCACCAAGACCAGCCCGTTTCCGAACGGCATTGCCCGCTTCGTCGAGGACAGGGTCGGGCCGCCGAGCCGCGCCTACCTCAAGCTATGGGAAGCCTGCGCACGACTGGGGATGTGGCCGCAGCCGGGTGACGCGTGCCTCGACCTCGGCGCCACGCCGGGCGGCTGGACCTGGGCGATCGCCAGCCTCGGCGCAACGGTGATGGCGATCGACCGCGCCCCGCTCGACCCGACGGTGGCCTCCATGCCGGGCGTCGGCTTCCGGCGGGAGAGCGCGTTCGGTCTCGAGCCCGCGAACGAGCCGCCGGTCGAGTGGCTGTTCAGCGACATCATCGCCTATCCGGACCGGTTGCTGACGCTGGTGCGACGCTGGATCGAGGCCGGCACCGTCGGCCGCATCGTCTGCACGATCAAGTTCCAGGACCCGACCGACCACGATGCCGCACAGGCATTCGCTGTGATCCCGGGCGGAACGGTGCTGCATCTCTCGCACAACAAGCACGAGCTGACGTTCCTGTGGGCGAACGAACGTCTATGATGGAAAGTTCGTACCGTTAGCGTTGACTTCTAGATGTAGTGACTTAATCGGACTGCGTGAAGGATGAGCGTGACACGACACCACTCTGAAGTCTGAGAAGCGATTATCCGGGAGAAAGCACATCAGCAGCCCGGCCATCCTTCATTTGCGTATAGTTCTACGATATACCAGTCGTGCTCGAGCTGATGCACATCCACAACTTGGCAGCCGTAAACGGATTTGTTGTCGTGCCTACTTTTGGCCGCGGTCTGCGCAACAGCGGCGCTATGGTCGAACACGAGGTCCGCCTCCGTATCCGCCCCGAAGCCACCCCAAACCCGCCAAAGCATATGTGGTGGGTAGAGACCGGCAGGATTGTCGGACGGAGCATTCGCTAGATACAAGTTTCGTTTATAACTCGACGACCAGGCTGCCCAGTGCAGATCATCACCAAAATGGTGTCCTGCCCTGAAGAGGTAGCCCCATAATACGGCCACGCATACTGCGGCGAAAAGGCGGATCAACTTAGGTTTCTTTGTCGGCTGCAAGCTGAAGCGAATCAGGCAGACAATAAAAAAGACCGCCACGACGGGCAGCAGGAGCAAAAGGAATACCATGTCTATATAAAAAAATGCGCTGGTGATCGTGGCGAACGCGAGACATGCAGGAAATGTAAGCTGCTGCATACGAAAGATCGGTTCTAGAACTACCGGCATTCGCATTCCTTAAAAAGGTCGGATGCTGGTATCTGTATCTCCCCCAGCCCCGGCTGACCACCTGTCAAGGTCCGATTAAGTTTGCGGATTCCCGAGGCTGAATACGATGGATGCGGGTTACAGGCTCAATCGTCTACTCCCTCAACCGGACGTTGCGCCGCCGAATGCAGCGCGTCATGACCAATATGGTCGTATGCTTTCATCGGTATGAAGCGGTGACGCGAGAACCCGACCTTTGTCTGGGTGAAACTTCGTCTGTCACCGAACCTTGAGATGGGTCGAACCAGTGACGCGCGGGCCTTCGCTGCGCGATATCCACTGCTGCTCTGGCCATCTTACGGCCCCTGGTGTGAAATGGCTGGATGATCGCCTCCTGCCGAACAGGACCCCGTTTGCCATGAAGATACCTCACCTGAAGTTTGCCGAGATCCACGCCGAGCGCCCGACTCGCGAGGGACTGGAAGCGGCCTACGGCACCATCAACGCCATGCTGGATAGTCCGGGCTCGCTCGGACAGGCGCTCGAATTGTGGGACCAGGAGCGGCGGCGCTACGATAGCTGGGCGGCGCTGGTGCATCTCCGGTTCGCGCAGGATACCACCAGCGAGACTGCCCGCGCCGACCGCGACTACGCCGATGGGCTGGGTCCGGTCGCGACCGGCTATGAAACCGACGTGAAGCGCCGGCTGCTGGCAGCCGAGGATCGCGCGGCGGTCGAGGCAGTGGTCGGCGCGCATGTCGTCAGGCTTTGGGAGAGCGACGTCACCACCTTCGATCCGGCAATCGCGGCCGACCTCGAGGAGGAAGCACGGCTCGGCGCGCGCTATACCGAGCTGCTGGCTTCTGCCAGGCTCAGTGTCGGCGGGACCGTGACCAACCTGTCCGGCCTCGCACCGTTCGGGGAGTCGCTGGACCGCGACCTGCGGCATCAGGCGGAAGCGGCGCGCTGGGGCTTCTTTGCCGAACACGCCCGGACGCTGGACGGCATCTATGACGACCTGGTCCGCCTGCGCACCACGATGGCGCGCAAGCTCGGCTTCGAAACCTACGTGCCGCTCGGCTACCGGCGCATGCGCCGGGTCGATTACGGCCCCGAGCAGGTCGCATCCTTCCGTGACCAGGTGGCTGCGCACGTGGTGCCGCTGGTGGCGCGCCTGCTCGAGCAGCGGCGAGCGACGCACGGCTGGGATAAAGTGCAGTCGTGGGATGAGACACTGATCGACCCCGCAGGCAATCCGAAGCCGGCCGGCGATCATGATTTCATGGTGACGCAGGCGAAAACCATGTTCGAGCGGCTCGACCCGGAGATGGGCGAGTTCTTCGCGATGATGGCCGACGGTGGCTTCCTCGACCTCAAGAACCGCGAGGGCAAGGCCGGCGGCGGCTTCTGCACCTCGTTCCCGACCGAAGGCGTGCCGTTCATCTTCGCCAACTTCAACGGCACGCACGGCGACATCAACGTGTTCACGCACGAGATGGGACACGCCTTCCAGAATTGGAAAAGCCGTGACCTGCCCGGCATCGACGTGTTGTGGCCGACCATGGAAGCGGCCGAAATCAACTCGATGGCACTTGAATTCCTGACCTACCCGCAGATGGCGCTGATGGTCGGCGAGGACGCGGCCGACCGGTTCCGGCGCATGCACCTGATCGGCTCGCTTGCGTTCCTGCCCTACGGCGTCTGCGTCGATCATTTCCAGCACGAGGTCTATTCGAACCCGGATCTCACCCCGGCGGAGCGTAACGCCGTCTGGAAACGGCTGGAAGCGCTCTACATGCCGTGGCGCGACTATGGCGAGCTGTCCCACCCGGCGAAGGGCGGACGCTGGCAGGCGCAGCCGCATATCTATCGATCGCCGTTCTACTATATCGACTACACGCTGGCCCTGTGCTGCGCGATGCAGTTCTGGCTGGCATCCCGAAAGGCGCCGGCCGAAACTATGCAGCGCTACAGCGACCTGTGCGCGGAAGGCGGCTCGGCGCCGTTTACCGAACTGGTCGCGTCTGCCGGCCTGATCTCCCCCTTCGCCGACGGCGCGCTGGAAGCGGTGGTGCGTGAGGCGGAAGCCGTGCTGGCCGCCTGACCGTCCGATGCTCCGGCTCACGCTCCGGGTCGACAGGGATGGCGAACGCTGGCTCGGACCCGGCAAGATCCGGCTGCTCGAGCTGATCGCGGAACATGGCTCGATCTCCCGGGCTGGCCGCGAGATGGCCATGTCCTACCGCCGGGCGTGGCGACTGGTCGAGGCGATGAACGACAGCCTCGGCCAGCCGGTGGTTGCCGCACGTCCTGGCGGGGCCGGTGGTGGCGGGGCGACGGTGACACCGGCCGGGGCCGCCCTGATCGACTGCTACCGGAAGGCCGAAGCGGACGCGATCCGTTCGGCCGGGCCCGCGCTGGCAGCACTCGAGGCGATGCTGACGCACTGAGCCGGCTGCACCGACAACGGTATCGGCAACATAACCACCGAATGCTGCTTCATCTAGATCTTCTCCGCCGTGGTCACCGGCGATGTCGGTGCGACGCTGAGCCTGATCCGTGCGCCGCGTATAGGATCGGCGCCGCCGGTTATGGTTCTCCGGCAACTACCTTTGAAGACTGAAACCATCGAAGCCGGTGGTTGATCTAGAAGTTCCCGATAAGCACGCAGCCGCAAGAAAGAGTTGTTGAAGCGGATGAAGCAGAGAAAGAATCGGGTCAGACCCTTAAAAGGTCGATGACTATATAGATTTGTTAGAGACTTACGAGAACGTAATAGAATACTCTATAAGTGTGTTTTACTTCGCTCAGAATCGTGCTCCGGCTACTTGGATGCGCCCAGCATCACGGTTGCGGGTGCGATGCCTAGATAGCTGGCTTTCAATTCTTTGGAGCCCCCGAATGCCAACGCTGCATAGCGCTCAGATCGGGCCTTGATTGCGCTTTGAAGAGGACTGGTGGATGTGGTCCTGGATCTACACCGTGTTCGCGGAAGATCTTGCGCATGGCCATATCCATGGAGATAGCCGCGGAGTCGTAGAGCACACAGTTTCGGATGAGTTGGATACCGAAACCCGCGGTGTCGTGGCAAGTCGCCACGTCCCTAGCAATGCCTTGTACGCCTGAAATCTTCAAGCCCACCTTAAACCGGGCGCTGACCTGACTAATCGAGGCCGGGGTTGGGTGGTCCTGCAAAACGACTGTTGTGGAATCCGAAACTTTTACGTTGTTTGGGTCACCGTTGGAATCAAAGGTAAGGGGCTAAGCAGCCCCATCTTCGTCGATCGCTTTACAGGAAATCGTCGACCAGACTGTTTTATCTGGCGAGATAGTGATCAGGCACTGACCACCGACATTGGCGGCAAAATCGCTTCCCAGCCTGGCGATGCGGACCCGCGAGAGGTACATGTAGTAGGTCTGGGGCTGAGGCTGGGCATCCTTTTCATTAACAAATGCGGTGACACGACCACCCCTACGACAAACGCCAACATGGCGCGGCCATTATCTAACAGCGAATATTTGACCTGAGCGATGTTCATGCAGCGATCGAGTTTGCCAGCAATTATTACTGTCCGGCAGCTTCCCGTAACCACAATGTCGGCCCTATCCCCGGCGCAGGCAGATAAGCCACTATCATGGCGAGAAGCAGGGTTAAGCGATGCACGAGGTTCTCCATCTATGTTGCGCGCCTAAACGCCTAAGGCTTGAGCCCGTGCCCTAGCGGCTAGATCAACTCCATCCTTCACCATAGAACAAACGGGCGCAGCAATGACTAACGCACTTTGGTAACGACAGGAAACGCCTTCTTGAGCCCGACAGTCCTTCCCCTCCCATCGTCCGGTCTCGACGGTCAAAGTGGATCAGGTCAGCATTCTTTTCGACTTACCGGGGAGTGGAAAAAACCCGGACGATCACGCAGCCAGAAATCGACCGAGTGGCAGACCGAGGCGGCCGTCGATG
Proteins encoded:
- the pip gene encoding prolyl aminopeptidase, with amino-acid sequence MSRGDLFPEIEPFAAGFLPLEPVIDGRTTNGEMPHVMYWEQVGRADGRPVLFLHGGPGAGAGIVHRRFFDPHVWRAVIFDQRGAGRSRPQGSLRANDTDALVNDIETLRRHLGIESWVLFGGSWGSTLALSYAQAYPERVVALVLRGIFLGRPPEMDWFLYGLRSVFPDAHAIFAQHVPEAERGDLLTAYLSRLVDPDPAIHLPASRAWSVYEGTCSTLLPTPGPVTGFSRDRAALGLARIEAYYFRNGLFLPPEGLLGRMDRIAHLPVEIVQGRYDMVCPPVSAFDLAASWSGARLTMVPDAGHSALEPGTRRALIAALERFRG
- a CDS encoding DUF423 domain-containing protein encodes the protein MKAQADAGLPPVAVTLQPADSTLSPWARLFLACGALLGFATVAMGALAAHLPDRSLAPGGRELLRSAVQMQGWHTVALLVAGILADRRPGLPVRLAGVAFLLGITCFCAGLYALGFAGDSVWARTLGHLAPFGGSVLMLGWLLLALACLRR
- a CDS encoding SAM-dependent methyltransferase encodes the protein MNESSNTSPSEIVVPSVIGAAYLASEGNEAVLAEEMSRHGLTISAWHGRLALSPEPPAPVLWSLDTWTAPELVACASIGDAAKALRDRQRNWSHLPLLHHRRSALIVDRLPSVKSAPLVFPAAAPTAPLGAWTLLEPGLLLLSTTKTSPFPNGIARFVEDRVGPPSRAYLKLWEACARLGMWPQPGDACLDLGATPGGWTWAIASLGATVMAIDRAPLDPTVASMPGVGFRRESAFGLEPANEPPVEWLFSDIIAYPDRLLTLVRRWIEAGTVGRIVCTIKFQDPTDHDAAQAFAVIPGGTVLHLSHNKHELTFLWANERL
- a CDS encoding M3 family oligoendopeptidase gives rise to the protein MKIPHLKFAEIHAERPTREGLEAAYGTINAMLDSPGSLGQALELWDQERRRYDSWAALVHLRFAQDTTSETARADRDYADGLGPVATGYETDVKRRLLAAEDRAAVEAVVGAHVVRLWESDVTTFDPAIAADLEEEARLGARYTELLASARLSVGGTVTNLSGLAPFGESLDRDLRHQAEAARWGFFAEHARTLDGIYDDLVRLRTTMARKLGFETYVPLGYRRMRRVDYGPEQVASFRDQVAAHVVPLVARLLEQRRATHGWDKVQSWDETLIDPAGNPKPAGDHDFMVTQAKTMFERLDPEMGEFFAMMADGGFLDLKNREGKAGGGFCTSFPTEGVPFIFANFNGTHGDINVFTHEMGHAFQNWKSRDLPGIDVLWPTMEAAEINSMALEFLTYPQMALMVGEDAADRFRRMHLIGSLAFLPYGVCVDHFQHEVYSNPDLTPAERNAVWKRLEALYMPWRDYGELSHPAKGGRWQAQPHIYRSPFYYIDYTLALCCAMQFWLASRKAPAETMQRYSDLCAEGGSAPFTELVASAGLISPFADGALEAVVREAEAVLAA
- a CDS encoding winged helix-turn-helix domain-containing protein: MLRLTLRVDRDGERWLGPGKIRLLELIAEHGSISRAGREMAMSYRRAWRLVEAMNDSLGQPVVAARPGGAGGGGATVTPAGAALIDCYRKAEADAIRSAGPALAALEAMLTH